In Sphingopyxis sp. 113P3, one DNA window encodes the following:
- a CDS encoding helix-turn-helix domain-containing protein: MTERSHILPEHDVRPYSIAQLAERWGCSDSMIRKLINQGQLGCFRIGALIRIPASEVVRFEEATTYAEAPAPEPETAPAPATAPRMIERARRRRPIKIDKSRVIRRGK, translated from the coding sequence TTGACTGAAAGGAGCCACATCCTGCCCGAGCACGATGTTCGGCCATATTCGATCGCACAACTGGCCGAGCGCTGGGGGTGCAGCGACAGCATGATCCGCAAGCTCATAAATCAGGGGCAGCTGGGCTGCTTTCGTATCGGCGCGTTGATCCGCATTCCTGCCTCCGAGGTCGTACGCTTCGAAGAGGCCACCACTTACGCGGAAGCACCGGCGCCAGAGCCTGAAACTGCGCCTGCGCCTGCGACAGCCCCGCGAATGATCGAGCGAGCCCGCCGTCGGCGGCCAATCAAGATCGATAAATCTCGGGTAATTCGCCGAGGGAAATAA
- a CDS encoding ISL3 family transposase, whose protein sequence is MKKKADQGIDGILGLSDVEIVRVERRRDIRVWARPTKRPVCLYCGHGGLRIKATYERELKHTRQGNQILIVHLAVPKYHCAGCGRYFRHRFSGIRPRYRATETYRLEVFDGHHGGISQSQLTSTHAIGSATIERWYHHFIEQRVSELSGRPCPQVLGIDEHFFSRKRGYATTFVDLKNHKVHDVVPGRSEDSLRSYLRRLPGRDKVKVIVMDLSETYRAIARKYFPNAKIVADRFHVIRLLNQHFLEGWKRFDPEGRKNRGLLSSMRRHRWKLSEEQRKRLAVYLKANPVLEALYTAKQDMALLLTQKSLNAKKASQLIPDLLRLIDQFAASPLKSLADTLTSWLEPVARMWRFSRNNGITEGFHTKMEMISRRAFGFRNFHNYRLRVLALCGWNGVINRV, encoded by the coding sequence ATGAAGAAGAAGGCTGATCAGGGAATCGACGGCATATTAGGGCTGTCGGATGTTGAGATTGTCCGTGTCGAGCGGCGACGCGACATTCGTGTGTGGGCGCGGCCAACGAAGCGGCCTGTTTGCCTTTATTGCGGCCACGGGGGGCTGCGGATCAAGGCGACTTATGAGCGCGAGCTCAAGCACACGCGTCAAGGCAACCAGATCCTGATCGTGCACCTTGCGGTGCCCAAATATCATTGTGCCGGTTGCGGCCGCTATTTCCGTCATCGCTTTTCGGGCATCCGTCCGCGCTATCGCGCGACGGAGACGTACCGTCTTGAGGTCTTCGACGGTCACCACGGAGGCATCAGCCAAAGCCAGTTGACGAGCACCCATGCGATCGGCAGTGCAACCATCGAGCGCTGGTATCATCATTTCATCGAACAGCGCGTCTCGGAGCTGTCCGGTCGGCCCTGCCCGCAGGTCCTGGGGATCGACGAGCATTTTTTCTCGCGCAAGAGAGGCTATGCGACGACATTTGTCGATCTGAAGAATCACAAGGTCCACGATGTCGTCCCGGGACGCTCGGAAGACAGTTTACGAAGCTATTTGCGAAGGTTGCCAGGGCGCGACAAGGTCAAGGTCATCGTGATGGACCTGTCGGAAACCTATCGCGCAATCGCCCGCAAATATTTTCCGAACGCGAAGATCGTCGCCGATCGCTTCCATGTCATTCGGCTGCTCAACCAGCATTTCCTCGAAGGATGGAAGCGCTTCGATCCCGAGGGCCGAAAGAATCGCGGGCTGCTCAGTTCGATGCGGCGCCATCGATGGAAGCTAAGCGAAGAACAGCGCAAAAGGCTGGCCGTCTACCTGAAAGCCAATCCGGTGCTCGAAGCCCTCTACACTGCCAAGCAGGACATGGCCCTCCTGCTGACGCAAAAATCCCTCAATGCCAAAAAGGCCAGCCAGCTTATCCCCGACCTGCTCAGGCTGATCGATCAGTTCGCCGCCAGCCCCCTCAAGTCCCTCGCCGATACCCTGACCAGCTGGCTCGAGCCCGTCGCCCGCATGTGGCGCTTTTCCAGGAACAATGGAATCACCGAGGGCTTTCACACAAAGATGGAGATGATCTCGCGCCGCGCGTTCGGCTTCCGCAACTTTCACAACTACCGCTTGCGCGTGCTCGCTCTTTGCGGTTGGAATGGCGTCATCAATCGGGTCTGA